One window of the Trifolium pratense cultivar HEN17-A07 linkage group LG2, ARS_RC_1.1, whole genome shotgun sequence genome contains the following:
- the LOC123911259 gene encoding CDT1-like protein b, which produces MDPKVCNESVKNDASDFKHEKILHTVDKSIACPTPDKKTEQLPIKFKHPKTQLPEKYKTIADLFSHMSCALRLLHLRKKSPTFQNICNKVEILAKRNFSYAHLAQMKYILPEGIEIEKVVVVEKRSLCMKPDLKITLVFEVLDDHSEQSAYMALGRYFNSRLINFFNQHPEGTDIPEATLPEPFSQKACNLIFKDGPVNLSTELSSTCSEVELSLNNLHLSPSFRRHFSQKNVTDQTEQVQYFSTSKNSLSSHESDCLDNQESESTWQKERTQLSDCVSNLNAEKGKQKESHSMCFQPNVINTPVHKISPPCSESPDWKIVSGTDSLLTQTPALSAPERLVLGSDVKLQKMTGQKSTSCFKPAKRVLDFSLTEGSDDLDNRVDMSKPSRGCSEDFKSFDSASLLQEVQENLYIGLDASDDNSSSLVELVNVIDSIFSSVKRTSITKEELLQKIMMNCLDFVEISEAEEQIEILEKIVPDWICKKLVSSGDTMYCVKNAVDLESVRSRLLSNVTKGDE; this is translated from the exons ATGGATCCAAAAGTGTGTAATGAATCAGTGAAGAACGATGCTTCAGATTTCAAGCACGAGAAGATTCTACACACAGTTGATAAATCAATTGCATGTCCCACTCCAGATAAGAAGACTGAACAATTACCCATCAAATTCAAGCATCCCAAAACCCAGCTTCCAGAAAA gTACAAGACCATTGCTGATTTGTTTAGTCATATGAGTTGTGCACTTAGATTGCTGCATCTGCGGAAAAAGTCTCCAACTTTTCAAAATATTTGCAACAAGGTTGAAATTCTTGCCAAAAG aaaTTTCTCCTATGCTCATCTAGCGCAGATGAAGTATATACTTCCTGAAGGTATAGAAATTGAAAAGGTGGTTGTTGTTGAAAAGAGGAGCTTGTGTATGAAGCCGGATTTGAAGATCACCTTAGTATTTGAAGTTCTAGATGATCACTCTGAACAGTCTGCTTATATGGCTCTTGGACGATATTTTAATTCCAGgctgattaatttttttaatcagcaTCCCGAG GGTACTGATATTCCAGAAGCCACACTACCAGAGCCCTTTAGCCAGAAAGCTTGTAACTTGATTTTCAAAGATGGACCTGTAAATCTGTCAACGGAACTTTCATCGACTTGCAGTGAAGTTGAACTGTCGCTAAACAACTTACATTTGAGTCCATCTTTTAGAAGACATTTTTCTCAGAAGAATGTTACTGACCAGACTGAGCAAGTTCAGTACTTTTCAACATCTAAAAACTCGCTGTCATCCCATGAATCCGACTGCCTAGACAACCAAGAAAGTGAAAGCACATGGCAGAAAGAACGTACACAATTGTCTGATTGTGTCAGTAATCTTAATGCAGAAAAAGGCAAGCAGAAGGAATCACACTCAATGTGTTTTCAACCAAATGTTATTAATACACCAGTACATAAGATCTCCCCTCCATGTTCTGAAAGCCCTGATTGGAAAATTGTCTCCGGTACTGATAGTTTGTTGACACAAACACCTGCACTGTCAGCACCTGAGAGATTGGTGCTTGGTTCTGATGTTAAGCTTCAAAAAATGACTGGTCAAAAGTCTACTTCCTGTTTTAAGCCTGCAAAAAGAGTGCTTGACTTTTCACTCACAGAAGGCAGTGATGATTTGGACAATAGAGTAGACATGTCAAAACCTAGCCGAGGATGTTCTGAGGATTTCAAATCTTTTGATTCTGCTTCCCTACTTCAGGAG GTACAAGAGAACCTATATATTGGTTTGGATGCATCAGATGACAATTCTTCATCATTGGTGGAACTGGTTAATGTGATTGACTCTATATTTAGTTCTGTCAAAAGAACTTCAATCACAAAAGAGGAGCTCCTGCAAAAGATAATGATGAACTGTTTAGATTTTGTCGAGATTA GCGAAGCTGAAGAGCAGATCGAGATTTTGGAAAAGATTGTACCGGATTGGATTTGCAAGAAGTTGGTTTCTTCTGGAGACACTATGTACTG CGTCAAGAATGCGGTAGATTTGGAGTCAGTTCGATCAAGACTTCTCAGTAATGTGACCAAAGGAGATGAGTGA